TCGAGACCCTGACCCAACCACAGAATCCACTGCTTGCCATCCTGTTCGGAGCGTTGTTTACGGCGATGGTGCAATCCAGCTCCGTGACCACGGGCCTGGCCATCATTTTTACCCAGCAAGGGATTTTGAGCCTGGAGAATGCCGTTCCCCTGATCATGGGCGCGAACATCGGCACCACGGCCACCGCACTGATTGCCGTTTTCAGCATGGATATCGCGGCGAAAAAAGCCGCCTTCACGCACTTTTTGTTCAATGTCGGCGGCGTGTTGCTGTTCCTGCCCGTGCTGCTGCTTTTCGGCGCGCGGCTAAGCGAAGTCACCATGGACCCGGCCATCGCGCTGGCCAACATCCATCTGGTCTTCAACGTGGTGACCAGCGTGGTGTTCATCCTCTTAATTTCCCCCTTTACGCGGCTGGTCGATTCGATGCTCGGGGAGGGGAAAATGGACTTCGAACGCTTGAACCTGCCGGTGTATGAAAACGATGCCGAATTCGAGGGCGTGAGGGAAACGCTGGCCCGTGACCTGCGACAGTTGTTGGCCTTTTTGCAGGAAAACTACAGCATGGTCACGCTGAGTATCGAGACCAACTACCGGGGAATTTACGATGCCGCGGAAAAACGCATTGAGTACGTCAATTTTCTAAAAAAGGAGTATCTCAATTACTTCTCAAAAATCGTCTCGAAAATTACCGACGAGCAGCAGTCGCGTGAGCTGATCCGGATCATTAACCAGTTTGACTATCTCTTTCAAATACACGATTCGATCGACGACCTGTTCGGCACCAAAAAGGTCATCAACGAGCAATTCGTGGAGTTGAAGAGCGACATTCTGCTGCTGATCCGGGAGCTTTCGGGCCAGACACTGGGTTTGTTCGATGACATCCAAAAATCTCTGGCCCGCGGCGAGGAACTGGACATCAAGACCAAAACGCGGGATCTGCAAACCATGCTAGACAAAGCCCACCGGGAACTGCTTTCGCTTCTGGCCGATACCACCCGCAAAGACGCCGGCGCTCTCACCAACTTTGTCACCTACTCACAGCGGCTCAAGGACAAACTGGTGAATTTCGTACGAATCAGTGAGGTCAGCTAGGGATAACCCGCCCTCCGGGCAATACTAAACGGAGAGTCAGACGGAAGATGGCGCGCCAGGGAGGATTCGAACCCCCGACTCCCAGGTTCGAAGCCTGGTGCTCTATCCAACTGAGCTACTGGCGCGGAGTGGTCAGGACGCGAAGATACGCTATCCCGGGCCCATTGTACCAGCCCCCGCTCGCGGAAACCGGGTGCCGACACCGATCTGGCACATATGCCACACCCGAAACCGGGGCAGGTTAGATGGTTTTTTTGCCTGCCCTTCGTAAAATCGGCAAAACCGAAGCATGGCGCCCGGGAAACCTAGGGCATTGCATCCATGCGCACTATACTCGGATGGGCCATCCCATAGGCTGTGGATTCGAGAACGTATAGCCAAGGACAAAACGACATGCCCCCCATCACCATCGCCTCGCCGCTAACCCTGCCTTGCGGCGTCACCCTTAAAAACCGGATCGCCAAAGCCGCGCTAACCGAAGGCTTGGCGGATGGGAACAACCGGGCGACACAAGCCCACCAGCGCCTCTACCGCAAGTGGT
The genomic region above belongs to Pseudomonadota bacterium and contains:
- a CDS encoding Na/Pi symporter, which codes for MENIYLIMTGLTAIILFIFGLDNFSKEIQRISGERFRKFLSRATRIPIVGVFIGAVVTAVIQSSSATSVIAISLVNAGVLSFRNSAGIMFGANIGTTVTAQLVAFKLTAYAPMFIILGFALSLIRSRHSIFGKAIFYFGFVFFSLNLISSSLAPLQENPFLVETLTQPQNPLLAILFGALFTAMVQSSSVTTGLAIIFTQQGILSLENAVPLIMGANIGTTATALIAVFSMDIAAKKAAFTHFLFNVGGVLLFLPVLLLFGARLSEVTMDPAIALANIHLVFNVVTSVVFILLISPFTRLVDSMLGEGKMDFERLNLPVYENDAEFEGVRETLARDLRQLLAFLQENYSMVTLSIETNYRGIYDAAEKRIEYVNFLKKEYLNYFSKIVSKITDEQQSRELIRIINQFDYLFQIHDSIDDLFGTKKVINEQFVELKSDILLLIRELSGQTLGLFDDIQKSLARGEELDIKTKTRDLQTMLDKAHRELLSLLADTTRKDAGALTNFVTYSQRLKDKLVNFVRISEVS